From one Chryseobacterium sp. 3008163 genomic stretch:
- the dnaN gene encoding DNA polymerase III subunit beta, whose protein sequence is MKFIISSGELQKALQTVSGVISSSQSRPILENYLFELNENNLTITASDGETTLVTSLDVKSDDAGKFAVPAKIFQDFIKTYGEQPLTLVVKDNAEGTGSQLEILDEKDNFAVALDNADDYPELPEFESAQSVTMPAGVLSEALTNTLFATSNDSLRPVMTGVLFQFGENETNFVSTDSHRLVVYKRTDLMNAEPMEFIMPKKPLNIFKNILASSNEDITIDFNENMAKFTFGKHVWICRLIDGKYPNYTAVIPKENPNVLTINRNLLLGAIKRASIMSNKSTNQVRFKLSANILHLHAEDTEYANKADMQIPCDYNGEDINIGFSSKFLTEMLGILSADDITMKMSQPNRPGIIEPLDGLEENENILMLSMPVIGL, encoded by the coding sequence ATGAAATTTATTATTTCAAGTGGTGAACTGCAGAAAGCATTGCAAACTGTAAGTGGCGTAATATCAAGCTCTCAATCGAGACCGATTTTAGAAAACTATCTTTTTGAGTTAAACGAAAATAACCTTACCATTACAGCGTCTGATGGCGAAACAACTTTGGTAACTTCATTGGATGTAAAATCTGATGATGCAGGTAAATTTGCAGTTCCTGCCAAAATTTTTCAGGATTTTATCAAGACTTATGGTGAACAGCCGCTGACGCTTGTTGTAAAAGACAATGCAGAAGGTACTGGCAGCCAGCTTGAGATTTTAGATGAGAAAGATAATTTTGCCGTTGCATTAGACAACGCAGACGATTATCCTGAACTTCCGGAATTTGAATCTGCTCAAAGCGTGACAATGCCTGCGGGAGTTTTATCTGAAGCTTTAACGAATACACTTTTTGCAACAAGTAATGATTCTCTTCGTCCGGTAATGACAGGAGTTTTGTTCCAGTTTGGAGAAAATGAAACGAATTTTGTTTCTACAGATTCTCACAGATTGGTAGTGTACAAAAGAACAGACCTGATGAATGCCGAGCCAATGGAATTCATCATGCCTAAAAAACCTCTGAACATCTTCAAAAATATTTTAGCAAGTTCAAACGAAGACATCACCATCGACTTCAACGAAAACATGGCTAAATTTACTTTTGGAAAACACGTTTGGATTTGTAGATTAATCGATGGGAAATATCCAAATTATACTGCGGTAATCCCTAAAGAAAACCCGAACGTTTTGACGATCAACAGAAACTTGTTGTTAGGAGCAATCAAAAGAGCTTCTATTATGTCAAACAAATCTACGAATCAGGTTAGATTTAAATTGTCAGCAAACATTCTTCACCTTCATGCAGAAGACACAGAATATGCAAACAAAGCAGATATGCAGATTCCTTGCGACTATAACGGCGAAGATATCAACATCGGTTTCAGTTCTAAATTTTTAACTGAAATGTTAGGTATTTTGAGTGCAGACGATATCACTATGAAAATGTCTCAACCCAACAGACCAGGAATCATTGAGCCGCTTGATGGTCTTGAAGAAAACGAAAATATCTTAATGTTATCAATGCCGGTTATCGGATTGTAA
- a CDS encoding META domain-containing protein has translation MKKFFLSLCTVAVLASCGTMSNTSSSKVGKAQPSISNTKWTLADNVKGKIPTLQIEGTKVNGNAGCNSYFGTLSTDAASGSFTASQLGSTRMACENMSVEQNFMSMMGKVNKYVVSGNTLELYQDNLLLLKFNKAE, from the coding sequence ATGAAAAAATTCTTTTTAAGTTTATGTACGGTTGCTGTTTTGGCATCGTGCGGAACAATGTCAAATACATCATCATCTAAAGTGGGAAAGGCTCAGCCATCAATTTCTAACACAAAATGGACTTTAGCCGATAATGTAAAAGGTAAAATACCGACATTACAGATTGAAGGCACGAAAGTAAACGGAAATGCAGGATGTAATAGTTATTTCGGAACATTATCTACAGATGCTGCTTCAGGAAGTTTTACAGCATCTCAGTTGGGTTCGACAAGAATGGCTTGCGAAAATATGAGTGTAGAGCAGAATTTTATGAGCATGATGGGAAAAGTGAATAAATATGTGGTTTCGGGGAATACGTTAGAATTGTATCAGGATAACCTATTACTTCTAAAGTTTAATAAAGCTGAATAA
- a CDS encoding 3-hydroxybutyryl-CoA dehydrogenase, with translation MKNIVVIGAGTMGNGIAHTFAQSGFSVNLVDVSQDALDRGLKTITTNLDRIIAKGNLTKEQKSQTLGNIKTFTELKDAVTNADLVVEAATENQDLKLKIFAQMDEFAPENCILSTNTSSISITKIAAATKRADKVIGMHFMNPVPIMKLVEIIKGYSTSKDTFDAIYEMSKNLGKVPVEVNDYPGFVANRILMPMINESIETLYNGVAGVEEIDTVMKLGMAHPMGPLQLADFIGLDVCLAILNVMYDGFKNPKYAPNPLLVNMVMAGKLGVKSGEGFYDYSESKKAEKVAKMFSK, from the coding sequence ATCAAAAACATTGTAGTTATCGGGGCTGGAACCATGGGAAATGGTATTGCACATACCTTCGCACAAAGCGGTTTTAGTGTAAATTTGGTAGATGTTTCTCAAGATGCTTTAGACAGAGGATTGAAAACCATCACCACCAACCTTGACAGAATAATTGCAAAGGGAAACCTTACAAAAGAACAAAAATCACAAACTTTAGGAAACATCAAAACTTTCACTGAGTTGAAAGATGCGGTTACCAATGCAGATTTAGTGGTGGAAGCAGCTACAGAGAATCAGGATTTAAAACTGAAAATCTTTGCTCAGATGGATGAATTTGCTCCTGAAAATTGTATTTTGTCTACCAATACTTCTTCAATTTCTATTACTAAAATTGCAGCTGCAACAAAAAGAGCTGATAAAGTAATCGGGATGCACTTTATGAATCCGGTTCCTATTATGAAATTGGTTGAGATCATCAAAGGTTACTCTACTTCTAAGGATACTTTTGATGCTATCTACGAAATGAGCAAAAACTTAGGAAAAGTTCCTGTAGAAGTGAATGATTATCCGGGATTTGTAGCCAACAGAATCTTAATGCCAATGATTAATGAATCAATTGAAACTTTATACAACGGCGTTGCAGGAGTAGAAGAAATTGACACCGTTATGAAATTAGGAATGGCGCATCCAATGGGACCTTTACAGTTAGCTGATTTTATTGGTCTTGATGTTTGCTTGGCAATCTTAAATGTAATGTACGACGGTTTCAAAAATCCAAAATATGCTCCGAATCCATTATTGGTAAATATGGTAATGGCCGGAAAACTGGGAGTAAAATCCGGAGAAGGTTTTTATGACTATTCTGAAAGTAAAAAAGCAGAAAAAGTGGCAAAAATGTTTTCAAAATAG